The genomic segment GCTCTCTCATAAACTCTTCACGATTCTCAGGAGAAATGTAGGTAGTTCCAAGAATAAAGCCCTTCCCATGTTGTTTTATCTCTATACGGTCCAGGGACAGAGCCATTGAAGAAAGCATATTCCTGCTAAGCCTTACCGACTTGATCTTTGAATATGCTATTTTCTCGAAAAATGGCCCGCATCTGCAGTAAAGATAGTCATCCCTTAGTTCATAATATGTGCCGTAGTAAACCCAAAGTAAAAGCGCTATAACCGGCAAACCGATGGCATAGCCAATCACTGGTTGATCATGCTGCATAGTTATTGTTCCTGCCATAATTGCTATACCGGCCCAAATAACTACAGCAATCCACAAATCAACCTTTGATTTGACCCGCATATTCTCATCTTCCTTTAATACCGTGCGATGGAAAGGTTTTTACCGTAACGTTGATGCTTGAAGCCTTATTTTAAGTTAATTGTGATAGTTTTCTTCAGTAGTGCCAACTTCCGATACCTTTGCTGTGAGTTAGATTCTACGTCCCGTAATCTTTTCCTTTCCCC from the Bacillota bacterium genome contains:
- a CDS encoding PH domain-containing protein produces the protein MRVKSKVDLWIAVVIWAGIAIMAGTITMQHDQPVIGYAIGLPVIALLLWVYYGTYYELRDDYLYCRCGPFFEKIAYSKIKSVRLSRNMLSSMALSLDRIEIKQHGKGFILGTTYISPENREEFMRE